A stretch of Streptomyces vietnamensis DNA encodes these proteins:
- a CDS encoding TIGR03089 family protein encodes MNASDRTPADLLRSALAADPARPLVTFYDDATGERVELSVATFANWVAKTANLLQGELSAGPGDRLALLLPAHWQSAVWLLACSSVGVVAEIGGDPADADVVVAGPDTLEAGLACSGERIALSLAPLGRRFPAAPAGYADYAVEVPSQGDRFAPFVPVDPEAPALVVDSTERSGAQLVEQARTDAAALGLAPGSRILSGLDYGTWEGLSAGLYAPLAAGGSVVLCRNLDRLGAEGLEKRIESERVTHTLR; translated from the coding sequence GTGAACGCCAGCGACCGCACCCCCGCCGACCTGCTGCGATCCGCGCTCGCCGCGGACCCCGCCCGCCCCTTGGTCACCTTCTACGACGACGCCACCGGTGAGCGCGTGGAATTGTCCGTCGCCACCTTCGCCAATTGGGTGGCCAAGACGGCGAACCTGCTCCAGGGCGAACTGTCCGCCGGGCCCGGCGACCGGCTCGCGCTGCTGCTGCCCGCGCACTGGCAGAGCGCCGTGTGGCTGCTCGCCTGCTCGTCCGTCGGCGTGGTCGCGGAGATCGGCGGCGACCCCGCGGACGCGGACGTCGTGGTCGCGGGTCCCGACACCCTGGAGGCGGGTCTCGCCTGTTCCGGGGAGCGGATCGCGCTCTCCCTGGCCCCGCTGGGCCGCCGCTTCCCGGCCGCGCCCGCCGGGTACGCGGACTACGCGGTCGAGGTGCCGAGCCAGGGCGACCGGTTCGCCCCGTTCGTGCCGGTCGATCCGGAGGCTCCGGCGCTCGTCGTCGACAGTACGGAACGCAGCGGCGCCCAGCTCGTCGAACAGGCCCGGACGGATGCGGCGGCCCTCGGCCTCGCCCCGGGCTCCCGGATCCTGTCCGGACTCGACTACGGGACCTGGGAGGGCCTCTCGGCCGGCCTGTACGCCCCCCTCGCGGCGGGCGGCTCGGTGGTCCTGTGCCGGAACCTGGACCGGCTGGGCGCGGAGGGCCTGGAGAAGCGGATCGAGAGCGAGCGCGTGACGCACACCCTGCGCTGA
- a CDS encoding LCP family protein, which produces MTDRAGTPAEPDPPATEDEDTAPGAPEEPRRRRHWLRWTALGCAVVVLAAAGVGWWFYRKLDDNITTDTTAAAELEKYEKERPPAGTTAARNILIIGSDTRAGAGNRKYGKDEGTQRSDTTILLHLAAGKSSATAVSLPRDLMVTIPSCRKADGTRTREQFAQFNWAFEFGGTACTIRTVEKLTGIRVDHHMVIDFRGFKKMVDAVDGVEVCLKEPVDDTDAKLKLPAGRQTLHGEQALGFVRARKSIGNGSDTERMDRQQQFLGALVNKVQSDGVLLNPTKLYPVLDAATKAITTDPGLDSLKDLYDLARAMRAIPTAKVQFLTVPRRSYRYDANRDELVQPAASELFKQLREDNPIAVTPESGEHGGDGKPDDSGTVPPSATPTFTGRNAAEGVCE; this is translated from the coding sequence GTGACGGACCGCGCAGGCACGCCCGCCGAACCGGACCCTCCGGCCACGGAGGACGAGGACACGGCGCCCGGTGCTCCGGAGGAGCCGCGCCGGCGCCGCCACTGGCTGCGCTGGACCGCCCTCGGTTGCGCGGTCGTCGTGCTGGCCGCCGCCGGGGTCGGCTGGTGGTTCTACCGGAAGCTCGACGACAACATCACCACCGACACCACCGCCGCCGCCGAGCTGGAGAAGTACGAGAAGGAGCGCCCGCCGGCCGGCACCACGGCCGCCCGGAACATCCTGATCATCGGCTCGGACACCCGGGCCGGCGCGGGCAACCGCAAGTACGGCAAGGACGAGGGCACCCAGCGTTCCGACACGACGATCCTGCTGCACCTCGCGGCGGGGAAGTCGAGCGCGACGGCCGTCTCCCTGCCCCGCGACCTGATGGTGACGATCCCGAGCTGCCGCAAGGCCGACGGGACCCGCACCCGGGAGCAGTTCGCGCAGTTCAACTGGGCCTTCGAGTTCGGCGGTACGGCGTGCACGATCCGTACCGTCGAGAAGCTGACCGGGATCCGGGTGGACCACCACATGGTGATCGACTTCCGGGGCTTCAAGAAGATGGTGGACGCCGTGGACGGGGTGGAGGTCTGCCTCAAGGAGCCCGTGGACGACACGGACGCGAAGCTGAAGCTGCCGGCGGGCCGCCAGACGCTCCACGGGGAGCAGGCCCTCGGTTTCGTACGGGCCCGCAAGTCGATCGGGAACGGCAGCGACACGGAACGGATGGACCGTCAGCAGCAGTTCCTCGGCGCCCTCGTCAACAAGGTGCAGAGCGACGGGGTGTTGCTCAACCCGACCAAGCTCTATCCGGTCCTGGACGCGGCCACGAAGGCGATCACCACGGACCCGGGGCTCGACTCGCTGAAGGACCTGTACGACCTGGCGCGGGCCATGCGGGCCATCCCGACCGCGAAGGTGCAGTTCCTCACCGTCCCGCGCCGGTCCTACCGATACGACGCGAACCGGGACGAATTGGTGCAGCCCGCGGCGAGTGAACTCTTCAAGCAGCTGCGCGAGGACAACCCCATCGCGGTGACGCCGGAGAGCGGAGAGCACGGCGGGGACGGGAAGCCCGACGACAGCGGCACGGTGCCGCCGTCCGCGACGCCCACCTTCACGGGACGGAACGCGGCGGAGGGGGTGTGCGAGTAA
- a CDS encoding LCP family protein, with protein MDAHSRGQADEIDPADQWVLNPRTGNYELRLDRSAGQSQPRSQAQAQTPSRPRRSAPAPAPAPSPADAPVPGQRRRRAPEEPGSGQVPPQSRRKRKQGTNRKKKVLLWTGGTMAFVLVGGAAGAYAIYNKLDGNIGTVDVGDAAEATPGMDGPLNILIIGNDVRTGAGNESYGNKSNVTGHADTTLLMHVSDDRTNATVLSIPRDLKLQIPDCPTKQPDGSTKVIPGSVEKARFNESFGVNGRDPGCVMRTVKEMTGVGINHFMMVDFNAVKTLSAAVGGVKVCLNRPIKDSYSKLDLPAGESRIQGEAALSFLRNRHGLGNQSDLDRIKMQQQFVASMMRQLKEDTLNSPTQLLSVANAATEALTVDKGIGSALKLTSLAKEIGKVDLKNISFMTVPVVDNPDEPPNKRATVVPDPVEAPQVFSMIQNDVSFTEVKRKKQDAKNAQAQAQAKLLQGPRAAAVDVRVDVYNGSGVRGAAQSTINWLQNDQGVTRSTNKSNAPEKAAKTTLTYAPNQADQARKLADMMGLPASALKPGTQDAAAREPMTLVLGADFKGAGVPITGPTKAPDVEKVEADKKVCGG; from the coding sequence GTGGACGCGCACAGCCGTGGACAGGCGGACGAGATCGACCCCGCCGACCAGTGGGTCCTCAACCCGCGGACCGGCAACTACGAACTGCGACTGGACCGCTCCGCTGGGCAGTCGCAGCCCCGGTCGCAGGCGCAGGCGCAGACCCCGTCCCGCCCCCGCAGATCGGCACCCGCGCCGGCACCCGCTCCCTCTCCGGCCGACGCACCCGTCCCCGGCCAGCGCCGCCGCCGCGCCCCCGAGGAGCCCGGCAGCGGCCAGGTCCCGCCGCAGAGCCGCCGCAAGCGCAAGCAGGGCACGAACCGCAAGAAGAAGGTCCTGCTGTGGACCGGCGGCACGATGGCGTTCGTCCTCGTGGGCGGTGCGGCGGGTGCGTACGCGATCTACAACAAGCTCGACGGCAACATCGGCACGGTCGACGTCGGTGACGCCGCGGAGGCCACCCCGGGGATGGACGGGCCGCTGAACATCCTGATCATCGGCAACGACGTCCGTACCGGCGCGGGCAACGAGAGCTACGGGAACAAGAGCAACGTCACCGGCCACGCGGACACGACGCTGCTCATGCACGTCTCCGACGACCGCACCAACGCGACGGTCCTGAGCATCCCCCGGGACCTCAAGCTCCAGATCCCGGACTGCCCGACGAAGCAGCCGGACGGTTCGACGAAGGTCATCCCCGGCTCGGTCGAAAAGGCCCGGTTCAACGAGTCGTTCGGTGTGAACGGCCGCGACCCCGGCTGCGTGATGCGCACGGTCAAGGAGATGACCGGCGTGGGGATCAACCACTTCATGATGGTCGACTTCAACGCCGTCAAGACGCTGTCGGCGGCGGTCGGCGGCGTGAAGGTCTGCCTGAACAGGCCCATCAAGGACAGCTACTCCAAGCTCGACCTCCCGGCGGGCGAGAGCCGGATCCAGGGCGAGGCCGCGCTCTCGTTCCTCCGCAACCGCCACGGCCTCGGCAACCAGAGCGATCTGGACCGGATCAAGATGCAGCAGCAGTTCGTCGCGTCGATGATGCGGCAGCTGAAGGAAGACACCCTGAACAGCCCGACGCAGCTGCTCTCGGTCGCGAACGCGGCGACCGAGGCGCTGACCGTGGACAAGGGGATAGGCAGTGCCCTGAAGCTGACCAGCCTGGCCAAGGAGATCGGGAAGGTCGACCTCAAGAACATCAGCTTCATGACCGTTCCGGTCGTCGACAACCCCGATGAGCCGCCGAACAAGCGGGCGACGGTCGTCCCCGACCCGGTCGAGGCTCCGCAGGTGTTCTCGATGATCCAGAACGACGTCTCCTTCACCGAGGTGAAGAGGAAGAAGCAGGACGCCAAGAACGCCCAGGCGCAGGCCCAGGCGAAACTGCTCCAGGGCCCGCGCGCCGCGGCCGTCGACGTACGCGTCGACGTCTACAACGGCAGCGGGGTCCGGGGCGCGGCCCAGTCGACCATCAACTGGCTGCAGAACGACCAGGGTGTGACGCGGTCCACCAACAAGAGCAACGCCCCCGAGAAGGCGGCGAAGACCACGCTCACCTATGCACCGAACCAGGCCGATCAGGCCCGCAAGCTCGCGGACATGATGGGCCTGCCGGCCTCGGCACTCAAGCCGGGCACACAGGACGCCGCCGCGCGCGAGCCCATGACGCTCGTGCTCGGCGCCGACTTCAAGGGCGCGGGGGTGCCCATCACGGGTCCGACGAAGGCGCCGGACGTCGAGAAGGTAGAAGCCGACAAGAAGGTGTGCGGCGGCTGA
- a CDS encoding LCP family protein, translating into MGQNSVRGEGTRGRVPRARELGWDDDLYGAGEATGAKADAPEEEADASASTRAGRRRGGSGGGTGAGGRAASRRRAKKTGKRKVLRWTAITLSLLILGTAGAGYAYYQHLNGNIRSGDRAGGKSGAKKAAPNALGDTPLNILLIGSDDRKDPRNVALGGGKKDRDRPPLADVQMLLHISADRKNASIVSIPRDTVVRIPECKDKDGRTYPETTNRPINESLQRGGAGCTLTTWENLTKVYIDHWMMVDFAGVVAMADEVGGVPVCVKTGVYDKPTAAAPGGSHLKLPKGTHEIKGEQALQWLRTRHAWGSDQGRAKAQHMYMNGLMKKLQDQNAWTDTSRLMGLAETATKAFKVSDEIGTVAKLFDLSMQLKNVKLDRLTTATVPTDAYPGNPDAWLQPRQAAAEKMWSMLRDDVAMDKNGDPADAKPKPSAKPKVTADAAGSLGVTVVNGTGGDSEPAAEGRARAITEMLQGKGFAQAEASREAASRKDTVVIYPKADGDQGKANAQSVAKALGLPDSAVRIDPAAEGLTVVIGSDWREGSTYKKPTVAAGDLPEGADDKTDCMTVNPKIYEWDGKS; encoded by the coding sequence GTGGGACAGAACAGCGTGCGTGGGGAGGGAACGCGCGGGCGCGTTCCGCGCGCCCGTGAACTGGGCTGGGACGACGACCTGTACGGCGCCGGCGAGGCGACCGGCGCGAAGGCCGACGCTCCCGAGGAGGAGGCCGACGCATCCGCGTCGACCCGCGCCGGGCGCCGGCGCGGCGGAAGCGGCGGCGGTACGGGCGCGGGCGGACGCGCCGCCTCTCGCCGGCGCGCCAAGAAGACCGGCAAGCGCAAGGTGCTGCGCTGGACGGCGATCACCCTGTCGCTGCTGATACTCGGCACGGCCGGCGCCGGATACGCGTACTACCAGCACCTCAACGGCAACATCCGCAGCGGTGACCGCGCGGGCGGCAAGAGCGGCGCGAAGAAGGCCGCGCCGAACGCCCTGGGCGACACCCCGCTCAACATCCTCCTCATCGGCTCCGACGACCGCAAGGACCCCAGGAACGTGGCCCTGGGCGGCGGCAAGAAGGACCGGGACCGGCCGCCGCTCGCCGACGTGCAGATGCTGCTGCACATCTCCGCGGACCGGAAGAACGCCTCGATCGTCTCCATCCCGCGCGACACGGTCGTCAGGATCCCCGAGTGCAAGGACAAGGACGGCAGGACCTACCCCGAGACCACCAACCGGCCCATCAACGAGTCACTGCAGCGCGGCGGCGCCGGCTGCACCCTCACCACCTGGGAGAACCTCACCAAGGTCTACATCGACCACTGGATGATGGTCGACTTCGCGGGCGTGGTGGCCATGGCCGACGAGGTCGGCGGCGTCCCGGTCTGCGTGAAGACCGGCGTCTACGACAAGCCGACGGCCGCCGCCCCGGGCGGCTCCCATCTCAAGCTTCCCAAGGGCACCCACGAGATCAAGGGCGAGCAGGCCCTCCAGTGGCTGCGCACCCGGCACGCCTGGGGCAGTGACCAGGGCCGCGCCAAGGCCCAGCACATGTACATGAACGGCCTGATGAAGAAGCTCCAGGACCAGAACGCCTGGACCGACACCTCACGTCTGATGGGACTGGCCGAGACCGCCACGAAGGCCTTCAAGGTCTCCGACGAGATCGGCACGGTGGCGAAGCTGTTCGACCTGTCGATGCAGCTGAAGAACGTGAAGCTGGACCGGCTGACCACGGCCACCGTCCCGACGGACGCGTATCCGGGCAACCCGGACGCCTGGCTCCAGCCGCGCCAGGCGGCCGCCGAGAAGATGTGGTCGATGCTCCGCGACGACGTGGCCATGGACAAGAACGGCGACCCGGCCGACGCGAAGCCGAAGCCGTCCGCGAAGCCGAAGGTCACCGCCGATGCCGCCGGGTCCCTCGGCGTGACGGTCGTCAACGGCACCGGCGGCGACAGCGAGCCGGCCGCCGAGGGCCGTGCCCGCGCGATCACCGAGATGCTCCAGGGCAAGGGCTTCGCACAGGCCGAGGCCTCCAGGGAGGCCGCGAGCCGCAAGGACACCGTGGTCATCTACCCCAAGGCGGACGGCGACCAGGGCAAGGCCAACGCCCAGTCCGTGGCCAAGGCGCTCGGGCTGCCCGACTCGGCCGTCCGGATCGACCCGGCGGCCGAGGGCCTCACGGTCGTGATCGGCTCCGACTGGCGCGAGGGCAGCACCTACAAGAAGCCGACGGTCGCCGCGGGCGACCTGCCGGAGGGCGCGGACGACAAGACGGACTGCATGACCGTCAACCCCAAGATCTACGAGTGGGACGGGAAGTCCTAG
- a CDS encoding glycosyltransferase family 2 protein, with amino-acid sequence MNATPPVSVIMPVLNEERYLRTSVRHILEQEYDGEMEVVIALGPSTDRTDEIAAELVRETASGKRRVITVPNPTGRTPAALNAAIQASHHPIVVRVDGHGMLSPNYIATAVRLLEETGAQNVGGVMHAEGENAWEDAVAAAMTSKIGVGNAAFHTGGEAGPAETVYLGVFRREALEQQGGYNVEFIRAQDWELNFRIREAGGLIWFSPELRVQYRPRPSVKALAKQYKDYGRWRHVVARYHEGSINLRYLAPPTAVCAIAAGLVVGAVLTPLGFVIPAGYLAAITAGSVPAGKGLPLKARLQIPVALATMHMSWGYGFLTSPRSLAKKVIASRRPAVKKGETV; translated from the coding sequence ATGAACGCCACGCCCCCCGTCTCCGTGATCATGCCGGTCCTCAACGAGGAGCGGTATCTGCGCACCTCGGTTCGTCACATCCTGGAGCAGGAGTACGACGGCGAGATGGAGGTGGTGATCGCCCTCGGCCCGTCCACGGACCGTACGGACGAGATCGCCGCCGAGCTCGTCCGCGAAACCGCTTCGGGCAAGCGCCGCGTCATCACGGTGCCGAACCCGACCGGCCGCACCCCCGCCGCCCTCAACGCGGCGATCCAGGCCTCCCACCATCCGATCGTGGTACGCGTCGACGGCCACGGCATGCTGTCGCCCAACTACATCGCGACGGCCGTCCGCCTCCTGGAGGAGACGGGCGCGCAGAACGTCGGCGGTGTGATGCACGCCGAGGGCGAGAACGCCTGGGAGGACGCGGTCGCGGCCGCGATGACCTCGAAGATCGGCGTGGGCAACGCCGCCTTCCACACGGGCGGCGAGGCGGGTCCGGCGGAGACGGTGTACCTGGGCGTGTTCCGGCGCGAGGCGTTGGAGCAGCAGGGCGGGTACAACGTGGAGTTCATCCGCGCCCAGGACTGGGAGCTGAACTTCCGGATCCGTGAGGCCGGGGGCCTGATCTGGTTCTCGCCGGAGCTCCGCGTCCAGTACCGCCCGCGGCCCTCGGTGAAGGCCCTGGCGAAGCAGTACAAGGACTACGGCCGTTGGCGCCACGTGGTGGCCCGCTACCACGAGGGCTCGATCAACCTGCGCTACCTGGCCCCGCCGACCGCCGTCTGCGCGATCGCGGCCGGCCTGGTGGTGGGCGCGGTCCTCACCCCGCTGGGCTTCGTGATCCCGGCGGGCTACCTGGCGGCGATCACGGCGGGCTCGGTCCCGGCGGGCAAGGGCCTGCCGCTGAAGGCCCGCCTGCAGATCCCGGTGGCCCTCGCGACGATGCACATGTCCTGGGGCTACGGCTTCCTCACCAGCCCCCGCTCCCTCGCGAAGAAGGTCATCGCGAGCCGCCGCCCGGCGGTGAAGAAGGGCGAGACCGTCTGA
- a CDS encoding LCP family protein, translating into MRMATALSVAVLTAGGIGHAVVAGLDTGITRVDPFKDMKNRPQAGHGMNVLVVGTDGRDRITAEEKKKYRLGGAPCHCTDTVMLVHISEDRERASVVSLPRDSYAEMPEHTDMNSGKKHHAHPVKLNAAYAEGGPGLTVRTVESMTGVKIDHYLEVDFTSFMRTVDAVGGVQICTKRSLKDSYTGLDLSPGTHELDGGQALQYVRSRHIDGAADIGRMQRQQRFLAALIERVTDGGVLLNPVRFREVATTMLGSVRADEDFGTDQLLALAKAMHGFTPASSEFVSVPIGDMSFPVKGIGSTVKWDAAKAQRLFQALRDDRPLAQAAVQKAAASASTSASTSAKAPKEVVVDVAPRTIRVQVYNGTRTDGLGRKVDDALRATGFDTTRTPVTGAPQKRTLVEYDPRWDRSARSLAAALPGAELRAVAGRGGTLRVTVGGDYKGVTAVRAEASGAPFEAVTGDQVVCP; encoded by the coding sequence ATGCGGATGGCGACGGCGCTCTCCGTGGCGGTCCTCACGGCCGGCGGGATCGGGCACGCCGTGGTGGCCGGGCTCGACACCGGGATCACCCGGGTCGACCCCTTCAAGGACATGAAGAACCGGCCGCAGGCCGGACACGGGATGAACGTCCTCGTCGTCGGCACCGACGGGCGGGACCGGATCACCGCCGAGGAGAAGAAGAAGTACCGGCTCGGCGGTGCTCCCTGCCACTGCACCGACACGGTGATGCTCGTCCACATCTCCGAGGACCGGGAGCGGGCGAGCGTCGTCAGCCTGCCCCGCGACTCGTACGCGGAGATGCCCGAGCACACCGACATGAACAGCGGCAAGAAGCACCACGCCCACCCCGTGAAGCTGAACGCCGCCTACGCCGAGGGCGGGCCCGGACTCACCGTGCGGACCGTCGAGTCGATGACCGGCGTGAAGATCGACCACTACCTGGAGGTCGACTTCACCAGCTTCATGCGGACCGTGGACGCGGTGGGTGGAGTGCAGATCTGCACGAAGCGGTCCCTGAAGGACTCGTACACCGGGCTCGACCTCTCCCCCGGCACCCATGAGCTCGACGGCGGACAGGCCCTGCAGTACGTGCGCTCCCGGCACATCGACGGGGCCGCCGACATCGGCCGGATGCAGCGGCAGCAGCGGTTCCTCGCCGCGCTGATCGAGCGGGTGACCGACGGCGGGGTGCTGCTCAACCCGGTGCGGTTCCGTGAGGTCGCCACGACGATGCTGGGCTCCGTACGGGCCGACGAGGACTTCGGTACGGATCAGCTGCTCGCCCTCGCCAAGGCGATGCACGGCTTCACCCCGGCCTCATCGGAGTTCGTGTCCGTGCCGATCGGCGACATGAGCTTTCCCGTGAAGGGCATCGGCTCGACCGTGAAGTGGGACGCGGCCAAGGCCCAGAGGCTCTTCCAGGCGCTGCGGGACGACCGGCCGCTCGCGCAGGCCGCCGTGCAGAAGGCCGCGGCCTCGGCTTCGACTTCGGCCTCGACCTCGGCGAAGGCGCCCAAGGAGGTCGTCGTCGACGTGGCACCGCGGACGATCCGCGTCCAGGTCTACAACGGGACCCGGACCGACGGGCTCGGCCGCAAGGTGGACGACGCGCTGCGGGCGACCGGCTTCGACACGACGCGGACGCCGGTGACCGGGGCCCCGCAGAAGCGGACCCTCGTGGAGTACGACCCTCGGTGGGACCGGTCCGCCAGGTCGTTGGCGGCCGCCTTGCCGGGGGCGGAGCTCAGGGCCGTGGCGGGAAGGGGCGGGACGTTGCGGGTCACCGTGGGCGGGGACTACAAGGGGGTCACCGCGGTGCGGGCGGAGGCTTCTGGGGCGCCGTTCGAGGCGGTCACCGGGGACCAGGTCGTTTGTCCGTGA
- a CDS encoding acyl-CoA thioesterase: protein MTDQGDIPDGIPGKPTSASRTTLSHIMTSHDTNLLGTVHGGVIMKLVDDAAGAVAGRHSGGPAVTASMDEMAFLEPVRVGDLLHVKAQVNWTGRSSMEVGVRVMAERWNESTPATQVGSAYLVFAAVDAEGRPRPVPQVIPETEQDKRRNQEAQIRRTHRLARRQAIKELRERRAAEGYED, encoded by the coding sequence ATGACAGATCAGGGCGATATTCCGGACGGCATCCCGGGCAAGCCGACCTCCGCGTCCCGCACCACCCTCAGCCACATCATGACCAGCCACGACACCAACCTCCTCGGTACGGTGCACGGCGGCGTGATCATGAAGTTGGTGGACGACGCGGCGGGCGCCGTCGCGGGCCGGCACTCGGGCGGCCCGGCGGTCACGGCCTCCATGGACGAGATGGCCTTCCTGGAGCCGGTACGGGTCGGAGACCTGCTGCACGTGAAGGCCCAGGTCAACTGGACCGGCCGGTCCTCCATGGAGGTCGGCGTACGGGTCATGGCCGAGCGCTGGAACGAGTCCACGCCCGCCACCCAGGTCGGCTCCGCCTACCTCGTCTTCGCGGCCGTCGACGCGGAGGGCAGGCCCCGCCCGGTCCCCCAGGTCATCCCGGAGACGGAGCAGGACAAGCGCCGCAACCAGGAAGCCCAGATCCGCCGCACCCACCGCCTGGCCCGCCGCCAGGCCATCAAGGAACTGAGAGAACGCCGAGCAGCCGAGGGCTACGAGGACTGA
- a CDS encoding LCP family protein — protein MNDWPDQPEGPRRMSHVQRPQVPQQPPRSQQGYGQGDQGYNPNFTQAQNQGYDSGYSSGQVYGGPQGGGHQGGGGRGGIPPQYAPPGPGRPAPDWRKRIKVGSIVLVVAVAAWGIGTYAWASSRMRNEVDLSKVIERPEEGDCTTYLIVGSDSREGMSAEEKKKLHTGSAEGKRTDSMMVLAACSSGNTMVSLPRDSWVTIPNFVGSESGKAYPARGGSKLNAAYAMDGPELLVRTVEYNTGLHIDHYAEIGFAGFANIVDALGGVELNIEKGFKDKKSGADFQAGTQTLNGEQALAFVRTRYAFAQSDLQRTKNQQKFLSALANQAATPGTILNPFALYPTLGAGLDTLIVDKDMSLYDLGKMFFAMKGISGGDGKSMNMPLAGSAPQNSLKWDMPKVKQLVEQIKNDEPVTVTSDR, from the coding sequence ATGAATGACTGGCCCGATCAGCCCGAGGGACCCCGCCGGATGAGCCATGTGCAGCGCCCGCAGGTTCCGCAGCAGCCGCCGCGTTCCCAGCAGGGCTACGGCCAGGGTGACCAGGGTTACAACCCGAACTTCACACAGGCGCAGAACCAGGGGTACGACTCCGGTTACAGCTCCGGTCAGGTGTACGGCGGCCCCCAGGGCGGCGGCCACCAGGGCGGCGGCGGTCGGGGCGGCATTCCCCCGCAGTACGCGCCTCCCGGGCCCGGCCGGCCCGCGCCGGACTGGCGCAAGCGGATCAAGGTCGGCTCGATCGTGCTCGTCGTCGCCGTCGCCGCCTGGGGCATCGGCACCTACGCCTGGGCCAGCTCCCGGATGCGCAACGAGGTCGACCTCTCCAAGGTCATCGAGCGGCCGGAGGAGGGCGACTGCACGACGTACCTGATCGTCGGCTCCGACAGCCGCGAGGGCATGTCCGCCGAGGAGAAGAAGAAGCTCCACACCGGCTCCGCCGAGGGCAAGCGGACCGACTCGATGATGGTCCTCGCGGCCTGCTCCAGCGGGAACACGATGGTCTCGCTGCCCCGTGACTCCTGGGTGACGATCCCGAACTTCGTCGGCTCCGAGTCGGGCAAGGCGTACCCGGCCCGTGGCGGCTCCAAGCTGAACGCGGCCTACGCGATGGACGGCCCCGAGCTGCTCGTGCGGACCGTCGAGTACAACACCGGCCTGCACATCGACCACTACGCGGAGATCGGCTTCGCCGGCTTCGCGAACATCGTGGACGCGCTCGGCGGCGTCGAGCTGAACATCGAGAAGGGCTTCAAGGACAAGAAGTCCGGCGCGGACTTCCAGGCGGGCACGCAGACCCTCAACGGCGAGCAGGCCCTGGCCTTCGTCCGTACCCGGTACGCCTTCGCCCAGTCGGACCTCCAGCGGACGAAGAACCAGCAGAAGTTCCTCTCCGCCCTCGCGAACCAGGCGGCGACGCCGGGCACGATCCTCAACCCGTTCGCGCTGTACCCGACGCTCGGCGCCGGTCTGGACACGCTGATCGTGGACAAGGACATGTCGCTGTACGACCTCGGGAAGATGTTCTTCGCGATGAAGGGCATCAGCGGCGGCGACGGCAAGTCCATGAACATGCCGCTCGCCGGCTCCGCGCCGCAGAACTCCCTGAAGTGGGACATGCCGAAGGTGAAGCAGCTCGTCGAGCAGATCAAGAACGACGAGCCGGTCACCGTCACCTCGGACCGCTGA
- a CDS encoding antibiotic biosynthesis monooxygenase family protein, with product MSEDSKFWASGDWRVSEGREDEFIERWTAFLTWTKKDNEGFRFARLLRDTSEPGHFISFASWSDPDSMSAWKQKPEFAEHFGACKGLCDEMRAGGYVLAVAV from the coding sequence ATGTCAGAGGACAGCAAGTTCTGGGCCTCCGGTGACTGGCGGGTCTCCGAGGGGAGGGAAGACGAGTTCATCGAACGGTGGACGGCCTTCCTGACCTGGACGAAGAAGGACAACGAAGGCTTCCGGTTCGCCCGTCTCCTCCGTGACACGAGCGAACCGGGGCACTTCATCTCCTTCGCGTCGTGGAGCGACCCGGATTCCATGAGCGCCTGGAAGCAGAAGCCCGAGTTCGCGGAGCACTTCGGCGCCTGCAAGGGCCTGTGCGACGAGATGCGGGCCGGCGGCTATGTACTGGCTGTGGCCGTATAG